Part of the Streptomyces sp. NBC_01353 genome, GCCGGAACGTTCGCCGAATCTCCGGGAATCGTCGCGGCCCTGCGCAGCCCCCATCCGAGCGCGGTGCTACAGCCGAGCGCCGAGGCGGCCCGGAAGATCGCCGGGGTCGACGGCATCAACGTGTACTCGCTCGACGGGGTCACCCTCACCCACAGCGACCCGGAACAGATCGGGAAGCACGTCGTCGGCCCCTTCTCCAAGGCTGCGGCCGGCAAGTCCTTCACCGAGACGTTCGAGGGGTCCCTGGGGCGGTCCGTGGTCTCGGTGGTCCCCGTCAAGGACCCCTCCGGCTCCGTCATCGCCATCGTCTCCTCCCCGGTCACGGTCCAGAACGTCCAGAGCATGGTGAACCGGCAGCTGCCGGTCGTCCTCGGCAGCGCAGCCGCGGTGCTCGCCCTCTCCGCGGGCGGGACGGCTCTGGTGAGCCGTCGGCTGCTGCGCCGGACGCATGGCCTGGGACCGGCCGAGATGACGAGGATGTACGAGCACCACGACGCGGTGCTGCACGCGGTGCGGGAGGGCGTACTGATCGTCGGCGACGGCGGACGGCTGCTGCTGGCCAATGACGAGGCGCGGCGGCTGCTGGATCTGCCGGCGGACGCGGAAGGACGCCCCATTACGGACCTGGGTCTGGAGGAGGGGATCGCCGAGCCGATCGCATCGGGCCGTTCCGCGACCGACGAGCTGCACATGGCGGCCGATCGGCTGCTGGCGGTGAACGTCCGGCCCACCGCCCCCTACGGGCAGGCCGGGACCGTCGTCACGCTGCGGGACACCACCGAGCTGCGGGCACTCACGGGCAGGGCCGAGGTGGCCCGCGAGCGGCTGAAGTTGCTCTACGACGCGGGGATGCAGGTCGGAACGACGCTGAACGTGGAGCGCACCTCGGAGGAACTGGCGGAGGTGGCGGTCCCGCGGTTCGCCGACGTGGTCACGGTCGACCTCCTGGAACCGGTGCTGCGCGGCGAGGAGCCGCCCGAAGCGAGCACCGAGATGCGCCGCACCGCCGCCGTCGGCCTTCAGGGCGCCCACCCCCTCTACCCCGTCGGCAAGCTGATCCGGTTCGTTCCCACCAGTCCCATGGCCGCCGGGCTGGCCGGCGGCCACGGGGTCCTGGAGGCGGACCTGCGCGCCACCCGCGGCTGGCGGGCCCAGGACCCGGCCAACGCCGTGCGGATCCTGGAGCGCGGCATCCACTCCCTGATCGCCGTACCCCTGCGGGCCCGGGGTGTTGTGCTGGGGATGGCCGGCTACTGGCGGGGGCAGGACTCCCCGCCGTTCGACGAGGAGGACGTGTCCTTCGCCGAGGAGCTGACCGCCCGGGCGGCCCTGTCCGTCGACAATGCCCGCCGCTACACCCGCGAGCACACCATGGCCGTCACCCTGCAGCGCAGCCTGCTGCCCCGCGGCGTGCCGGAGCAGTCCGCCGTCGAGGTCGCGCACCGCTATCTGGCCGCCCAGGCCGGGGTGGGCGGTGACTGGTTCGACGTCATCCCGCTGCCGGGCGCCCGGGTGGCCCTGGTGGTCGGCGACGTCGTCGGCCACGGCCTGCACGCCGCCGCCACCATGGGCCGCCTGCGCACCGCCGTGTACAACTTCTCCACCCTCGACCTGCCTCCGGACGAGCTCCTGAGCCACCTGGACGAGCTGGTCACCCACATCGACGCCGACGAGCAGGAATGGCAGGGGATCACCGGAGCCACCTGCCTGTGCGCCATCTACGATCCCGTCTCGGGGCAGGTAGCGGCCGCCACCGCCGGCCATCCGGGCCCCGCTCTGGTCCGTCCCGACGGCACCGTGTCCTTCCCCGAGGTGCCGGTCTCCCCGCCGCTGGGCCTGGGCGAGGGCCTGCCCATGGAGACCATGACGGTCACCCTGCCCGAAGGCTCCCGGCTGGCACTGTTCACCGACGGGCTGATCGAGAGCCGCGACCGCGATCCGGACGCGGGCCTGGCAGCGCTACGCGCCGCTCTGGCCGGGCCCGGGCGCAGCCCGGAGGAAACCTGCACCGTGGTGATCGACGCGATGCTGCCCACCAGGCCCAGCGACGACGTCGCGCTGCTGGTGGCGCGCACCCGCCGACTGGACCCCGCGCGGATCGCCGAGTGGGACGTATCCCCCGACCCCGCGGCGGTGTCCCCGGTGCGCAACGCCTGCGCC contains:
- a CDS encoding SpoIIE family protein phosphatase yields the protein MRSVAGEVFLVQLAVVVLLVAAAVVALVVQARSAGMLDARHRTLAAAGTFAESPGIVAALRSPHPSAVLQPSAEAARKIAGVDGINVYSLDGVTLTHSDPEQIGKHVVGPFSKAAAGKSFTETFEGSLGRSVVSVVPVKDPSGSVIAIVSSPVTVQNVQSMVNRQLPVVLGSAAAVLALSAGGTALVSRRLLRRTHGLGPAEMTRMYEHHDAVLHAVREGVLIVGDGGRLLLANDEARRLLDLPADAEGRPITDLGLEEGIAEPIASGRSATDELHMAADRLLAVNVRPTAPYGQAGTVVTLRDTTELRALTGRAEVARERLKLLYDAGMQVGTTLNVERTSEELAEVAVPRFADVVTVDLLEPVLRGEEPPEASTEMRRTAAVGLQGAHPLYPVGKLIRFVPTSPMAAGLAGGHGVLEADLRATRGWRAQDPANAVRILERGIHSLIAVPLRARGVVLGMAGYWRGQDSPPFDEEDVSFAEELTARAALSVDNARRYTREHTMAVTLQRSLLPRGVPEQSAVEVAHRYLAAQAGVGGDWFDVIPLPGARVALVVGDVVGHGLHAAATMGRLRTAVYNFSTLDLPPDELLSHLDELVTHIDADEQEWQGITGATCLCAIYDPVSGQVAAATAGHPGPALVRPDGTVSFPEVPVSPPLGLGEGLPMETMTVTLPEGSRLALFTDGLIESRDRDPDAGLAALRAALAGPGRSPEETCTVVIDAMLPTRPSDDVALLVARTRRLDPARIAEWDVSPDPAAVSPVRNACARRLADWGLEDIAFTTELILSELVTNAIRYGTEPIRVRLLYDRSLICEVSDGSSTSPHLRRAEATDEGGRGLFLVAQFAERWGTRYTARGKIIWSEQALHDGAAPPVMDLGDALLAEWDDEAF